In the genome of Cygnus olor isolate bCygOlo1 chromosome Z, bCygOlo1.pri.v2, whole genome shotgun sequence, one region contains:
- the FAM166B gene encoding protein FAM166B codes for MVLQPTHGSCRGAAPPRLGACRGAGAQPPGCTAIPGYTGFIPRAQHFFAKTYSEICKEARSSFAQQRLGSAHEEQEQRTRLLCQDPAQDRDDPPEPGNHQGHSATGAAAAATAPCALPCAFRPQGSPYSMEDDDPQKYFISGFTGFVPRARFLIGTGYPITTNRALLEFSQMTLRKGGRSGTEKGGAVLSPLGKVYPADRGLLPRYTGYVPGYKFQFGRTYGRLTHNSPGLSTLEKKIPD; via the exons ATGGTGCTGCAGCCGACCCACGGGTCCTGCCGGGGAGCTGCGCCCCCACGGCTGGGAGCTTGCAGGGGGGCAGGCGCTCAGCCCCCGGGCTGCACGGCCATCCCTGGGTATACAG GGTTCATCCCCAGAGCCCAGCACTTCTTTGCCAAGACTTACTCCGAGATCTGCAAGGAGGCCAGGAGCAGCTTCGCCCAGCAGCGGCTGGGATCTGCTCacgaggagcaggagcagaggacaCGGCTGCTGTGCCAGGACCCCGCGCAGGACCGTGAC GACCCTCCTGAGCCAGGTAACCACCAGGGCCACTCAGCCACAGGAGCAGCAGCGGCCGCCACTGCCCCGTGCGCATTGCCGTGTGCATTCCGGCCACAAGGATCCCCCTACTCCATGGAGGATGATGAtccccaaaaatattttatctcag GCTTCACGGGCTTTGTGCCCCGTGCCCGGTTCCTGATCGGGACAGGCTACCCGATCACCACCAACCGGGCCCTGCTCGAGTTCAGCCAAATGACCCTGAGGAAAGGCGGCAGGAGCGGGACCGAGAAGGGCGGCGCGGTTCTCTCACCCCTGGGAAAGGTCTACCCTGCGGACAGGGGTCTGCTACCTCGTTACACAGGCTACGTCCCAG GTTACAAGTTCCAGTTTGGCCGTACCTACGGACGCCTGACTCACAACTCCCCGGGCCTGAGCACCCTGGAGAAGAAGATCCCAGACTGA
- the LOC121061439 gene encoding receptor-type tyrosine-protein phosphatase kappa-like, with protein MRKPLVPLAAALPACFLSVLAHLAVGRALRAAASRMSPWSCQGREGSMALRWSLLLALMPLLAAEEMEKDVTDDKEYLQETGCPKPQWDPSLRVVPEKLLYGDKEELTLSCLTGDDPPLAVIRCAAWTDWGYAWEVKDMQGTWHYMEMRLTCTGTCQKPQWDRRITLVPRKGNYTLNEELGLSCPGRVKPSFTNAKCAREFQGVTSGKAVFGVSWWGRYGTGAWTRIEEPVACVVKCSRPQWDPDLRLIPEQDVYEEEEEVKLSCPEGSQPPFQQAKCAWRAQAVATGEHKGTWTQRNNLGRWVRIAGPMKCTKTCQRPLWDLALHLAPHQEVYKENEEVMLSCPEGFEPSFSHIKCSREVQSISTGKPVYREYREVWMGKDPGGAWTRILSKVECVGKCQKPRWDPRLIFVPERASYILNDVVTVRCPEGYWPPLMKITCIQPTPSQGSPTPQRFWFVRSSTGPWESLDQRQTVTCVEAFQVVPGTLEASTTSIKLNWTCSLPDACERMQATCRLAVPSSPPCEAEKVTGQEMLHGHKGTFTCNHLQPFTDYNVTISVPPSSILFTQLLRTKATVPEKPERLWLDASTGTLLWQALPSCKGEILGYQLNVTARGPQDGGFLQVERLRLSSSVTEHPLPAHGPGTSYTVAVRGLTAAGAGAALLEEFQTNSSETSDPPDVSSRLVRDISPSQGTAVLPLRPITWVPEAGSEHQLLVAATHNGTVLEGACSGELQPFNASRPPDAYVAAVLNLTAPTAFVLGDGTHGHGFHNAPLRPGWDYTALLRLVRRSQQEETFTCVCYSFSVGQEPAPLLKRMPVLTALVVTMVVLALGILLLFLLFRRKHNGSKASESNSTIPLRKCRGGVNKLNTQIPVEELLEALKKLKRSEIEAEQTEDESASSAGRMAEYQQLTSTLLHSCDAGKEPCNQGKNRYKCIIPYDHCRVVLQPSADTENDYINASYVDSYRSPRFFIAAQGPLPGTVVDFWQMVWQEKTSVIVMLTGLVEQNKTKCEQYWPEQEQVYGDFTVTLNNTRTTTGLVTRIFCLQKAGCHLPRAVEQFHYQQWPDHGVPRNPAQLLYLVEKVNNRESEAPAGPVLVHCSAGIGRTGTFIAMDFLLKMAKAEGKVDVFHCVQKLREQRVSMVQTKEQYAFLYEVLLEGLLCGSTGVPVESVASHIRCLQGAETQSQSNVLEKEFKAVQNFSELFQLLPCREAEKPSNQPKNRKPGILPADSCRPILMSSLNADGSPGYINAVFANTYTKEDRLIITQLPFSSTLVDFWALVWDYTCTAVVVLNQLQELDKTYVEVWPTQGEAIYGRFHVQLLSEEPGAGFTVWTLALTNRQQPKKAAVEVRFWQLEDWPMKQHLPPHPATIISLLGKVETHQRQSQDGHILVTCWDGASRSGIFCAASFLCEQIQSEGLVDVSQAVRMLKRHRRQLIKDVEQYRLCYELALSYLNSFETYGNFK; from the exons ATGAGGAAGCCTCTTGTACCgcttgcagctgctctgcctgcctgcttccTTTCGGTGCTTGCACATCTCGCAGTTGGGCGGGCGCTCCGAGCGGCGGCCAGCAGGATGAGCCCTTGGTCCTGccaggggagagaagggagcaTGGCCCTGAGATGGAGCCTTCTCCTGGCCCTCAtgcctctgctggcagcagaagagatggaaaaggatGTGACCGATGACAAAGAATATCTCCAAGAGACAG GATGCCCCAAGCCCCAGTGGGACCCAAGCCTCCGCGTTGtcccagagaagctgctttATGGGGACAAGGAGGAGCTGACACTGAGCTGCCTCACTGGGGATGATCCTCCTCTCGCTGTGATCAGATGTGCTGCATGGACAGACTGGGGATATGCTTGGGAGGTGAAGGACATGCAGGGAACGTGGCATTACATGGAAATGCGCCTGACCTGCACAG GAACATGCCAGAAACCCCAGTGGGACAGAAGGATCACGCTTGTCCCAAGGAAAGGCAACTACACACTGAACGAGGAACTGGGGCTGTCTTGCCCTGGACGTGTCAAGCCCTCCTTCACCAACGCCAAATGCGCGAGGGAATTTCAAGGAGTGACTTCTGGAAAAGCTGTCTTTGGGGTCAGCTGGTGGGGGAGGTACGGCACAGGCGCCTGGACCCGCATTGAGGAGCCCGTAGCGTGCGTGG TGAAATGCTCAAGGCCCCAGTGGGACCCTGACCTTCGTCTGATACCAGAGCAGGACGTCtatgaggaggaagaagaagtgAAGCTGAGCTGCCCTGAGGGTTCCCAGCCCCCCTTCCAGCAGGCTAAATGTGCATGGAGAGCTCAGGCTGTGGCTACAGGGGAACACAAGGGTACCTGGACACAGAGAAACAACTTGGGACGCTGGGTCCGCATTGCGGGCCCCATGAAGTGCACCA AAACATGCCAAAGGCCCTTGTGGGACCTAGCACTCCATCTAGCACCACACCAGGAGGTGTACAAGGAGAACGAAGAAGTGATGCTGAGCTGCCCTGAGGGTTTCGAGCCATCTTTCAGCCACATCAAATGTTCAAGAGAAGTCCAGTCCATCAGCACTGGGAAACCTGTGTACAGAGAATACAGAGAAGTTTGGATGGGAAAGGACCCGGGAGGTGCCTGGACCCGCATTCTCTCCAAGGTGGAGTGCGTGG GAAAATGCCAGAAGCCCCGATGGGACCCCAGATTAATCTTTGTCCCAGAACGGGCATCCTACATCCTCAATGACGTGGTGACGGTGAGGTGCCCTGAAGGGTACTGGCCTCCTCTCATGAAGATCACCTGTATACAGCCTACCCCAAGCCAAGGCTCCCCAACTCCTCAGAGGTTCTGGTTTGTGAGGAGCAGCACTGGCCCCTGGGAGTCTCTGGATCAGCGGCAGACCGTGACGTGTGTGG AGGCCTTCCAGGTTGTGCCTGGGACTTTGGAGGCTTCCACCACCAGCATCAAACTGAACTGGACCTGCAGTCTGCCTGATGCCTGTGAGCGCATGCAGGCCACGTGCAGGCTGGCAgtgccttcctcccctccctgtgAGGCTGAGAAGGTCACGGGACAGGAGATGCTGCACGGCCATAAAGGAACATTTACCTGCAACCACCTGCAGCCCTTCACTGACTACAATGTCACCATCTCAGTGCCCCCCAGCTCAATCCTGTTCACACAGCTCCTGAGGACAAAGGCAACAG TGCCCGAGAAGCCGGAGCGGCTGTGGCTGGATGCCAGCACGGGGACGCTGCTGTGGCAGGCGCTGCCCTCCTGCAAAGGGGAGATCCTTGGATACCAG ctgaACGTCACCGCCAGGGGCCCGCAGGACGGCGGCTTCCTCCAGGTCGAGCGGCTGAGGCTGAGCAGCTCCGTCACGGAGCACCCGCTGCCTGCGCACGGCCCTGGCACCAGCTACACGGTGGCCGTGCGGGGCCTCACGGCTGCCGGGGCCGGCGCAGCGTTGCTGGAGGAGTTTCAGACCAACAGCTCGG AGACCTCGGACCCTCCTGACGTCAGCTCCCGCCTTGTGCGCGACATCTCCCCATCCCAAGGCACGGCCGTGCTTCCCCTCCGCCCCATCACCTGGGTCCCCGAGGCGGGCAG CGAGCACCAGCTCCTCGTGGCTGCGACGCACAACGGCACGGTGCTGGAAGGCGCCTGCTcgggggagctgcagcccttcaACGCCAGCCGCCCACCCGACGCCTACGTGGCCGCCGTGCTCAACCTCACCGCCCCCACGGCCTTCGTGCTGGGCGACGGGACCCACGGGCACGGCTTCCACAACGCTCCCCTGCGCCCGGGCTGGGACTACACCGCCCTCCTCCGCCTCGTGCGGCGCTCCCAGCAG GAGGAGACGTTCACCTGCGTGTGCTACAGCTTCTCTGTGG GGCAGGAGCCGGCACCTCTGCTGAAGAGGATGCCTGTGCTGACGGCACTTGTAGTGACAATGGTAGTTCTGGCACTGGGCattctgctgctcttcctgctcTTCAG GCGAAAGCACAACGGTTCAAAAGCATCTGAAAGCAACAGCACTATCCCCCTGAGAAAATGTCGAGGAG GTGTGAACAAGCTGAACACACAAATCCCAGTGGAGGAACTGCTGGAAGCTCTGAAGAAGCTTAAGAGGTCAGAAATAGAGGCAGAGCAAACAGAGGATGAATCAGCCAGCAGTGCCGGGCGGATGGCAGAGTATCAG caaCTGACCTCCACATTGTTGCATTCCTGCGATGCTGGGAAGGAGCCATGTAACCAGGGCAAGAACCGCTACAAGTGCATCATTCCCT ATGACCACTGTCGTgtggtgctgcagccctctgcagaCACGGAGAACGACTACATCAATGCCAGCTACGTGGAT AGCTACCGGAGTCCGCGCTTCTTCATTGCAGCTCAAG GCCCCTTGCCCGGGACGGTGGTGGATTTCTGGCAGATGGTCTGGCAGGAGAAGACCTCAGTCATTGTGATGCTGACGGGCTTAGTGGAGCAGAACAAG ACCAAGTGTGAACAGTACTGGCCAGAACAGGAGCAAGTCTACGGGGACTTCACCGTGACGCTCAACAACACTAGGACCACCACGGGCCTTGTCACACGCATCTTCTGCCTGCAGAAG GCAGGCTGTCATCTCCCACGAGCGGTGGAACAATTTCACTACCAGCAGTGGCCAGACCACGGGGTGCCCAGAAaccctgcccagctcctctACCTAGTGGAGAAAGTGAACAACAGGGAGTCAGAAGCCCCTGCTGGCCCTGTGCTGGTGCACTGCAG TGCAGGGATCGGGCGGACAGGTACCTTCATCGCCATGGACTTCCTCCTGAAGATGGCGAAGGCCGAGGGGAAGGTGGACGTGTTTCACTGTGTGCAGAAGCTGCGGGAGCAGCGGGTCAGCATGGTGCAGACCAAG GAGCAGTATGCCTTCCTGTACGAGGTGCTGCTCGAAGGCCTGCTCTGCGGCAGCACTGGGGTCCCAGTGGAGAGCGTCGCCAGCCACATCCGCTGCCTCCAAGGAGCTGAGACCCAGAGCCAGAGCAACGTCCTTGAGAAGGAGTTCAAG GCAGTGCAGAACTTCTCCGAGTTGTTCCAGCTCCTGCcatgcagagaagcagagaaaccCAGCAACCAGCCCAAGAACCGCAAACCAGGGATCCTGCCAG CGGATTCCTGCCGGCCCATCCTGATGTCCTCGCTGAATGCCGACGGCTCGCCGGGCTACATCAACGCGGTGTTTGCCAAC ACGTACACCAAGGAGGACAGACTGATCATCACCCAGCTGCCCTTCTCCAGCACGCTGGTGGATTTCTGGGCTCTGGTCTGGGATTACACCTGCACAGCGGTGGTTGTGCTGAaccagctccaggagctggacAAG ACATACGTGGAGGTCTGGCCCACCCAGGGCGAAGCCATCTATGGCCGTTTCCACGTCCAGCTGCTGTCAGAGGAGCCTGGAGCTGGTTTCACAGTCTGGACACTCGCCCTCACCAACAGGCAGCAG CCCAAGAAGGCTGCAGTGGAAGTCCGGTTCTGGCAACTGGAGGACTGGCCCATGAAGCAGCATCTTCCCCCGCACCCTGCCACCATCATCAGCCTGCTGGGGAAGGTGGAGACGCACCAGCGGCAGAGCCAGGATGGGCACATCCTCGTCACTTGCTG